In a single window of the Candidatus Celerinatantimonas neptuna genome:
- the dhaL gene encoding PEP-dependent dihydroxyacetone kinase, ADP-binding subunit DhaL, giving the protein MTVTKEQIVAWLDKSASVFEQNQDFLTELDREIGDADHGLNMNRGFRKVMEKLPSISNKDIGTILKTTGMTLLSSIGGASGPLYGTFFIRAASSVMAKEELSLNEVTAMFTDALKGVQQRGKAEIGDKTMVDTQDALVKALQQSQDLSLSEGLAKALAAAEQGMKSTIAMTAKKGRASYLGERSSGHQDPGATSSFLLFKAFCESIA; this is encoded by the coding sequence ATGACGGTAACAAAAGAGCAGATTGTGGCATGGCTGGACAAATCAGCTTCAGTTTTTGAGCAAAACCAGGATTTTCTGACCGAATTAGATCGTGAAATCGGCGATGCCGATCACGGTCTGAATATGAACCGTGGATTTCGAAAAGTTATGGAAAAACTACCGAGCATATCCAATAAGGATATCGGAACCATTCTAAAAACAACCGGAATGACGTTACTTTCCAGCATTGGTGGCGCAAGTGGTCCGCTCTATGGCACCTTTTTTATTCGTGCAGCAAGCAGTGTCATGGCAAAAGAAGAACTCTCTCTTAACGAAGTCACTGCCATGTTTACTGATGCATTAAAAGGCGTACAACAACGGGGAAAAGCCGAGATTGGCGACAAAACGATGGTTGATACCCAAGACGCTCTTGTTAAAGCTTTGCAGCAATCACAAGATCTGAGCTTATCCGAAGGTTTGGCTAAGGCCCTGGCAGCCGCAGAACAAGGGATGAAAAGTACCATTGCAATGACAGCTAAAAAAGGTCGGGCCAGTTACTTAGGTGAACGATCATCCGGACATCAGGATCCGGGGGCAACCTCTTCCTTTTTGTTGTTTAAAGCATTTTGTGAAAGCATCGCTTAA
- the dhaK gene encoding PEP-dependent dihydroxyacetone kinase, dihydroxyacetone-binding subunit DhaK, whose amino-acid sequence MKKMINKIDDVVKETLEGMAKAHQELNVNLDPFYVTRVKDKPKVALVSGGGSGHEPMHSGFVGLGMLDGACPGEMFTSPTPDQMYECGEQVNHGEGVLFIVKNYTGDVLNFETAVELLHSDGIPVQVALIDDDVAVKDSLYTAGRRGVALTVLAEKLLGAASENGYSLTQCANLAKQIANQGRSIGVAMGACTVPAAGKPSFELADDEIEFGVGIHGEPGIERRKFIHGDALTQDMMDQIFDNTPYTRTVRQWDNDAGDWIEEQRVTEPLEQGDRVIVLINSLGNAPQSELYITYRKVAQLLDEKGMIVERNLVGSYCSSIDMQGFSITVLKVDDQMLSLWDAPVKTPALRWGI is encoded by the coding sequence ATGAAAAAGATGATCAATAAGATCGATGATGTAGTCAAAGAAACATTAGAAGGAATGGCTAAAGCTCATCAGGAATTAAATGTCAATCTGGACCCTTTTTACGTCACTCGCGTTAAAGATAAACCTAAAGTCGCACTGGTTTCCGGAGGTGGCAGTGGTCATGAACCGATGCACAGTGGGTTTGTCGGACTAGGCATGCTGGATGGGGCATGCCCTGGAGAGATGTTTACCTCACCTACCCCCGATCAAATGTATGAATGTGGAGAACAGGTAAATCACGGTGAAGGCGTTCTCTTTATTGTCAAAAATTACACCGGCGATGTATTAAATTTTGAGACAGCCGTTGAATTATTACATAGTGATGGCATACCTGTTCAGGTAGCACTCATTGACGACGATGTTGCTGTCAAAGATAGCCTGTACACAGCAGGACGTCGCGGTGTAGCTCTAACTGTTTTAGCAGAAAAGCTGCTCGGTGCAGCCAGCGAAAATGGCTATAGTCTGACCCAATGCGCAAATCTGGCAAAACAAATCGCCAACCAGGGGCGCTCTATTGGGGTCGCCATGGGGGCCTGCACTGTTCCTGCAGCCGGTAAACCAAGTTTTGAACTCGCTGATGACGAAATCGAATTTGGCGTCGGCATCCATGGAGAACCAGGAATTGAACGTCGAAAGTTCATCCACGGCGATGCACTCACCCAAGATATGATGGATCAGATTTTTGATAACACACCTTACACTCGCACAGTTCGTCAATGGGACAACGATGCCGGAGACTGGATTGAAGAACAACGCGTCACCGAACCTCTGGAACAAGGCGATCGAGTTATTGTTCTGATTAACAGCTTAGGGAATGCACCTCAGTCAGAGCTTTATATCACCTATCGCAAAGTTGCCCAGCTGCTTGATGAAAAAGGAATGATAGTAGAAAGAAACCTGGTCGGCAGTTACTGTAGCTCCATTGATATGCAAGGCTTTTCAATCACGGTACTGAAAGTTGATGATCAAATGTTGTCTCTTTGGGATGCGCCAGTCAAAACACCGGCATTACGTTGGGGAATTTAG
- the glpF_2 gene encoding Glycerol uptake facilitator protein, whose product MNIFIAELVGTMILVLLGNGVVANVVLKNSKGENSGWIVISAGWAFAVAIGVYAVGWVSGAHLNPAVTIGMWAIGKLPSSVVPLYLAGQAVGAFLGAIIVWLTYKRHYDETEDSGLILATFSTGPAIRDAKWNFVTEMIGTAMLVFGIIAIFNSHNGIASGFGPYAVGILVYAIGLSLGGPTGYAINPARDLMPRIAHMLLPIKNKGDSDWQYAWVPVIGPIVGGVIGAALYTILIPLFSW is encoded by the coding sequence ATGAACATTTTTATAGCAGAGCTTGTCGGCACCATGATACTTGTCCTGCTGGGCAATGGGGTGGTCGCAAACGTCGTATTAAAAAACAGCAAAGGAGAAAACTCGGGATGGATAGTCATCTCAGCAGGATGGGCATTTGCAGTCGCTATCGGCGTCTATGCCGTTGGATGGGTCAGTGGTGCCCACTTAAATCCGGCCGTGACTATTGGCATGTGGGCCATCGGTAAACTACCCAGTAGCGTTGTTCCTCTCTATCTGGCCGGACAGGCCGTCGGAGCATTTCTCGGCGCAATTATCGTCTGGCTAACCTATAAACGCCATTATGATGAAACCGAAGATTCTGGTTTGATCCTGGCTACATTTTCAACAGGCCCAGCCATTCGTGATGCAAAGTGGAACTTCGTCACAGAAATGATCGGCACAGCCATGCTGGTATTCGGTATTATTGCCATATTCAATAGTCATAACGGCATTGCTTCCGGCTTCGGCCCTTATGCGGTGGGAATTCTGGTCTATGCGATTGGTCTCTCTTTAGGCGGTCCGACAGGTTATGCCATTAATCCGGCTCGGGATCTGATGCCCAGAATTGCCCATATGTTGCTACCTATCAAAAATAAAGGCGATTCTGACTGGCAATACGCCTGGGTTCCCGTCATAGGCCCTATCGTTGGTGGCGTCATCGGCGCTGCACTTTACACGATATTAATCCCTCTATTTAGCTGGTAA
- the dhaR gene encoding PTS-dependent dihydroxyacetone kinase operon regulatory protein: MVDKNWLVSRVGTDPKVFWNRYIVNGRVDDWNDPYDPHLKEVWQRCQRRQRYNHWPALSYAKGVTFSSIKRGKSHLIDIAIPVLEDIFEFLENRCAALLLTDESGCTLSICADKAMLARLQPLGLSEGVYWREATMGNNAISSAIKLAATTETVGYQHFNQALHSFACYASPLFNSRGDILGTVALFISVSSASKTAQGLIYSASKEIAGNLYAEHCLSESNQHLSEMYVLLEGVEEGVLAWNSRGVIHYLNQKGSDLLDIQSRRVLGCHIEAVLHLPQRILLAIENAQELPMFETTIESNQKLISLLISLQLVKDEQNQVHSYIVLMHPIEHIRQLVHHQAGNMAHLTFDDIACCSEKMQKILKVARHAAKGRGAVLLHGEEGLGKSDLAQAIHNASERREQAFIAINCQAIPRGVMTTEFLGADPSSDNPFPSKFELANGGTLFLEHIESLNTEVQAALLHLLKTGLVNRLDHAIVPVDVRIIASSDMDLSQYVDEHRFGRQLMYELQSFDIEVPPLRERSEDITWLVTRYLKLLSGETGHDVSLSDDAMAILIQYQWPGNSRELRNVLERSLSFSDEGKIEIDNLPDSLVQQATNGSGRTESLYSLAEAEKKTIITAGQYYYGKPGKMCSELGISRTSLWRKLKYYKIDLDEFK, translated from the coding sequence TTGGTCGATAAAAACTGGCTCGTATCTCGCGTTGGAACGGATCCTAAAGTGTTCTGGAATCGATACATCGTTAATGGGAGAGTGGATGACTGGAATGACCCCTATGATCCACATCTTAAAGAGGTATGGCAACGTTGCCAGCGACGTCAGCGTTATAATCACTGGCCTGCGTTAAGTTATGCGAAGGGTGTGACTTTTTCATCGATTAAGCGGGGTAAATCTCATCTGATTGATATTGCTATACCTGTCTTAGAAGATATTTTTGAATTCCTGGAAAACAGGTGTGCGGCATTGCTGTTAACTGATGAAAGTGGCTGTACGCTGAGTATTTGTGCTGATAAGGCTATGTTGGCCCGTCTTCAGCCTTTGGGCCTTAGTGAAGGGGTTTATTGGCGTGAAGCAACGATGGGAAATAATGCTATTTCGAGCGCAATAAAGTTGGCAGCAACCACAGAGACGGTAGGGTATCAACATTTTAATCAGGCTTTGCATTCATTTGCCTGTTATGCCTCACCGCTGTTCAACAGCCGTGGTGATATTCTGGGAACCGTTGCGTTGTTTATATCAGTATCATCGGCGAGTAAGACGGCTCAGGGGCTGATTTACTCGGCGTCTAAAGAAATTGCCGGTAATTTATATGCCGAGCATTGTCTGAGTGAATCGAATCAGCATCTGAGTGAAATGTATGTATTGCTCGAAGGGGTAGAAGAAGGGGTCTTGGCCTGGAATTCAAGGGGGGTTATTCATTATCTGAATCAGAAAGGAAGTGATCTTTTAGATATTCAGAGTCGGAGGGTTCTTGGTTGTCATATTGAGGCGGTTCTACATCTCCCACAGCGAATTTTATTGGCGATCGAAAATGCTCAGGAACTACCGATGTTTGAAACGACTATCGAAAGTAATCAAAAGCTGATATCACTTTTGATTTCGCTACAATTGGTGAAAGATGAGCAAAATCAGGTTCATTCTTACATTGTGTTGATGCATCCGATAGAGCATATTCGTCAGTTGGTTCATCATCAAGCCGGTAATATGGCTCATCTGACCTTTGATGATATTGCGTGTTGTTCTGAGAAAATGCAAAAAATTCTTAAAGTGGCCAGACATGCAGCTAAAGGAAGGGGAGCCGTATTATTACATGGTGAAGAGGGGCTTGGGAAAAGTGATTTGGCACAGGCAATTCATAATGCCAGTGAACGTCGTGAGCAGGCTTTTATTGCAATCAATTGTCAGGCAATTCCCAGAGGCGTTATGACAACTGAGTTTCTGGGGGCTGATCCAAGTAGTGATAATCCATTTCCTTCTAAATTTGAATTGGCTAATGGTGGTACTTTGTTTTTAGAGCATATAGAAAGTTTGAATACTGAAGTACAGGCTGCATTGTTGCATCTATTGAAAACCGGTTTAGTTAATCGATTGGACCATGCTATTGTTCCGGTTGATGTCCGTATTATTGCATCATCTGATATGGATTTAAGCCAGTATGTCGATGAACATCGGTTCGGCAGACAGTTGATGTATGAATTACAGTCATTTGACATCGAAGTTCCACCATTAAGAGAGAGATCTGAGGATATTACGTGGTTAGTGACTCGTTATCTGAAACTCTTAAGTGGTGAAACAGGCCATGATGTTTCGCTCTCTGATGATGCGATGGCTATTTTGATTCAGTATCAATGGCCGGGAAATAGTCGGGAATTACGAAATGTGCTTGAACGTTCATTAAGTTTCAGTGATGAGGGGAAAATAGAAATTGATAATTTGCCTGACTCTCTTGTTCAACAGGCTACAAATGGTTCGGGTAGGACAGAATCATTATATTCACTGGCTGAGGCAGAAAAAAAAACAATTATTACAGCAGGTCAGTATTATTATGGTAAACCCGGGAAAATGTGTAGTGAGCTGGGAATTAGCCGTACATCACTTTGGCGAAAGCTGAAATATTACAAGATTGATTTAGATGAATTTAAGTAA
- the sacB gene encoding Levansucrase, whose product MTLQDKVITTPWSRADALKVYTDDPTTTQPEVPISFPTMNEDLFIWDTLPLRKLDGTIVSVNGWSIIFTLTAKKDSETYQNSDGSYDITTDWENRHGRARICYWYSKDSKTWTLGGRVMHEGVSPTTREWAGTPILLNEQGDIELYYSCVTPGATIAKVKGRVTIADDEVKLTDFNDVIELFSADGFYYQTEEQNEYWNFRDPSPFIDPKDGQLYMVFEGNVAGDRGTHRITTADMGDIPPDYTDVGGAKYQTGCIGFAAAKDTDGNDWQLLPPLITAVGVNDQTERPHFVFKDGRYYLFTISHKYTYADNLTGPDGVYGFVSDSLFGPYEPLNGSGLVLGTPSSQPYQTYSQCVMPNGLVTSFIDNVPSTSGDGYDGDYRIGGTEAPTIQIKLEGNRTFVVNQLDYGFIPPMENVVLK is encoded by the coding sequence ATGACATTACAAGATAAAGTTATTACAACACCCTGGTCACGTGCTGATGCACTTAAAGTTTACACAGATGATCCAACGACAACTCAGCCCGAAGTCCCTATATCATTTCCAACAATGAATGAAGATCTATTTATTTGGGATACATTACCGCTTAGGAAATTAGATGGCACAATCGTTTCCGTCAATGGATGGTCAATTATCTTTACATTAACTGCAAAGAAAGATTCTGAAACATATCAAAATTCAGATGGTAGTTATGACATCACCACCGACTGGGAAAACCGTCATGGACGGGCACGAATCTGTTACTGGTATTCAAAAGACAGTAAAACCTGGACACTGGGTGGACGCGTAATGCATGAAGGGGTATCGCCAACAACTCGAGAATGGGCAGGAACCCCTATTCTGTTAAATGAACAAGGTGATATTGAACTGTACTACAGCTGTGTTACTCCGGGAGCCACCATTGCTAAAGTGAAAGGCCGTGTTACCATCGCTGATGATGAAGTGAAACTAACCGATTTTAATGATGTAATTGAACTGTTTTCTGCTGATGGATTTTACTATCAAACTGAAGAGCAAAATGAATACTGGAATTTCAGAGATCCAAGTCCGTTTATTGATCCAAAAGATGGACAACTCTATATGGTATTTGAAGGAAATGTTGCTGGAGATCGGGGAACCCATAGAATAACAACAGCCGATATGGGAGATATCCCTCCGGATTATACCGATGTAGGTGGTGCAAAATATCAAACTGGATGCATTGGTTTTGCCGCAGCAAAAGACACTGATGGCAATGATTGGCAATTACTCCCACCACTCATTACCGCAGTCGGTGTAAATGACCAAACCGAACGTCCACATTTTGTCTTTAAAGATGGTCGGTATTACTTGTTTACGATTAGTCACAAATACACCTATGCAGACAACCTCACTGGTCCAGATGGAGTTTATGGATTTGTCAGCGATTCTTTATTTGGACCATATGAACCATTAAATGGATCGGGTTTAGTTTTAGGTACCCCATCGTCTCAACCATACCAGACCTATTCACAGTGTGTTATGCCAAACGGATTGGTCACATCATTTATTGATAATGTGCCATCTACAAGTGGCGACGGCTATGATGGTGATTATCGTATTGGTGGTACAGAAGCACCCACCATACAAATTAAGCTTGAAGGTAACCGAACATTTGTGGTGAACCAATTAGATTATGGATTTATTCCACCCATGGAAAATGTTGTTTTAAAATAA
- the nifH1 gene encoding Nitrogenase iron protein 1, translating to MAMRQCAIYGKGGIGKSTTTQNLVAALAEAKQKVMIVGCDPKADSTRLILHAKAQNTIMEMAAEAGSVEDLELEDVLKAGYGGIKCVESGGPEPGVGCAGRGVITAINFLEDEGAYDDDLDFVFYDVLGDVVCGGFAMPIRENKAQEIYIVVSGEMMAMYAANNISKGICKYAKSGSVRLAGLICNSRNTDREDELIIALAEKLGTQMIHFVPRDNVVQRAEIRRMTVIEYDPNANQALEYRTLAKKVIENKKFVVPTPITMDELEELLMEFGVLEEEDESIIGKAATVA from the coding sequence ATGGCTATGCGTCAATGTGCGATTTATGGCAAAGGCGGAATCGGTAAATCGACCACCACTCAAAATTTGGTAGCGGCGCTAGCCGAAGCCAAACAAAAGGTCATGATTGTCGGTTGTGACCCAAAAGCGGATTCGACCCGATTGATCCTTCATGCGAAAGCGCAAAATACCATTATGGAAATGGCGGCCGAAGCTGGTTCCGTTGAAGATTTGGAATTAGAAGATGTTTTGAAAGCCGGTTACGGTGGTATCAAGTGTGTCGAATCAGGTGGACCAGAACCCGGTGTTGGTTGTGCAGGACGAGGCGTCATCACAGCGATTAATTTCCTGGAAGACGAAGGGGCTTACGATGATGATCTGGATTTCGTTTTCTACGATGTATTGGGGGATGTGGTCTGTGGTGGATTCGCAATGCCGATTCGTGAAAACAAAGCCCAGGAAATTTATATCGTGGTTTCCGGGGAAATGATGGCGATGTATGCAGCCAATAATATTTCGAAAGGGATTTGTAAATACGCTAAATCAGGTAGCGTTCGCTTGGCTGGTTTGATTTGTAATTCGCGTAATACCGATCGTGAGGATGAACTGATTATTGCTCTGGCTGAAAAATTGGGTACTCAGATGATTCATTTTGTGCCTCGCGATAACGTTGTGCAGCGGGCTGAAATTCGCCGTATGACGGTTATTGAATATGACCCGAATGCAAATCAGGCGCTTGAATACCGTACTCTTGCGAAAAAAGTAATTGAAAACAAAAAATTTGTAGTCCCGACACCCATCACCATGGATGAGCTTGAAGAGTTACTGATGGAATTTGGTGTGCTCGAAGAAGAAGATGAAAGCATCATTGGTAAGGCGGCAACGGTCGCTTAA
- the nifD_1 gene encoding Nitrogenase molybdenum-iron protein alpha chain, with amino-acid sequence MADRTLEENQALIQEVLEVYPEKARKDRAKHLATNDPQGDGKCVVSNRKSVPGVMTIRGCSYAGSKGVVFGPFKDIVHVSHGPIGCGMYSTGGRRNYLTGVSGVDSFALINFTSDFQEKDIVFGGDKKLTTILEEVDMLFPLNKGSTVQSECPVGLIGDDIEAVAKQAKERNGKPCIPVRCEGFRGVSQSLGHHIANDALRDWVLSNRDDENTFESTDYDVAIIGDYNIGGDAWSSRILLEEMGLRVIAQWSGDGSLSEIENTPKSKLNLIHCYRSMNYIARHMEEKYGIPWMEYNLFGPTKIAESLRAIAQHFDESIQKKAEEVIESYKAQYQAVIDKYRPRLEGKKVMLYVGGLRSRHVIGAYEDLGMEIVGAGYEFAHADDYDRTVGELKEATLLYDDVTGYEFEEFVKAVKPDLIGSGIKEKYIFQKMGIPFRQMHSWDYSGPYHGYDGFSIFARDMDMTLNNPCWDLTTPPWLKSEDDESIPEEKVA; translated from the coding sequence ATGGCAGACAGAACATTAGAAGAAAATCAGGCGCTCATTCAAGAGGTTTTAGAAGTCTACCCGGAAAAAGCGCGTAAAGACCGAGCGAAACATTTAGCAACCAATGATCCTCAGGGAGATGGTAAATGTGTGGTTTCCAACCGTAAATCAGTCCCTGGTGTTATGACCATTCGGGGTTGCTCATACGCCGGTTCCAAAGGGGTTGTGTTCGGTCCGTTTAAAGATATTGTCCATGTTTCTCATGGTCCAATCGGCTGCGGCATGTATTCAACAGGTGGTCGCCGTAATTATCTGACAGGCGTTTCGGGGGTTGATAGTTTCGCACTGATTAATTTTACCTCTGATTTTCAGGAAAAGGATATCGTCTTCGGTGGGGATAAAAAACTCACAACGATTCTTGAAGAAGTGGATATGTTATTTCCACTTAATAAAGGTTCGACAGTTCAGTCGGAATGTCCGGTCGGGTTGATTGGGGATGACATTGAAGCGGTTGCCAAACAAGCTAAAGAGCGTAATGGAAAACCCTGTATTCCGGTTCGTTGTGAGGGATTTAGGGGCGTCTCTCAGTCGCTGGGACATCATATTGCAAACGATGCGTTGCGTGATTGGGTGTTAAGTAATCGTGATGACGAAAATACTTTTGAATCAACAGATTATGATGTTGCTATCATTGGTGATTACAACATTGGGGGCGATGCATGGAGTTCTCGTATTCTGCTTGAAGAGATGGGGCTTAGGGTGATTGCCCAGTGGTCCGGTGATGGTTCTTTGTCTGAGATTGAAAATACGCCGAAATCAAAATTGAACTTAATTCACTGCTATCGTTCGATGAACTATATTGCCCGTCATATGGAAGAAAAATATGGTATCCCATGGATGGAATACAACCTGTTCGGGCCAACTAAAATTGCAGAGTCGTTACGTGCCATTGCTCAACATTTTGATGAATCTATTCAGAAAAAAGCGGAAGAGGTGATTGAGTCGTATAAGGCTCAGTATCAGGCTGTTATTGATAAATACCGTCCTCGTCTGGAAGGTAAAAAGGTCATGTTGTATGTCGGGGGATTGCGTTCGCGTCATGTGATTGGTGCTTATGAAGATCTGGGAATGGAGATTGTTGGGGCTGGTTATGAGTTTGCCCATGCTGACGACTATGACCGGACCGTTGGTGAGCTCAAAGAGGCCACTCTTTTATATGATGATGTCACCGGGTACGAGTTCGAAGAATTTGTCAAAGCAGTGAAGCCGGATCTTATCGGCTCAGGGATTAAAGAGAAGTATATTTTCCAGAAAATGGGGATCCCGTTTCGCCAGATGCACAGTTGGGATTATTCCGGCCCTTATCATGGGTATGACGGCTTTTCTATTTTTGCCCGGGATATGGATATGACTTTGAATAATCCTTGTTGGGATCTGACCACGCCACCATGGCTTAAGTCAGAAGATGATGAATCGATTCCAGAGGAAAAAGTCGCTTAA
- the nifK_1 gene encoding Nitrogenase molybdenum-iron protein beta chain codes for MAQSIEAIKPGYPLFEQPEYQDVLNRKKQQYEEPVSEEKIREVFEWTTTKEYEDLNFERKALTINPAKMCQPLGAVLCALGFKNTLPYVHGSQGCVAYFRTYFNRHFKEPVACVSDSMTEDAAVFGGHKNMNDGLENAYALYKPEMIAVSTTCMAEVIGDDLNAYTQNAKKDGYVPEDLPLPFAHTPSFAGSHITGWDGMFEGFCRYFTVNKMDDKQVGRNGKINLVTGFETYLGNYRVLQRMMEQMGVNYSLLSDPSEVLDTPADGQYRMYAGGTSQEQIKDAPNAIDTLLLQPHGLVKTAKFIKNTWNQPVSPVRIPLGLQATDELLMTISELTGKPIGDELTKERGRLVDMMTDSHTWLHGKRFGLYGDPDFVMGMSRFLMELGAEPTVVLCHNANKRWKKEMDKILQASPYGQDSEVFFGKDLWHFRSLMFTRQPDFMIGNSYGKYIQRDTLAKGKEFEVPLIRIGFPLFDRHHLHRQTTWGYEGAMQILTTLVNAVLERLDEQTMELGKTDYNFDLVR; via the coding sequence ATGGCGCAGTCAATTGAAGCAATTAAGCCCGGTTATCCTCTGTTTGAACAGCCGGAGTACCAGGATGTTCTGAATCGTAAAAAGCAACAATATGAAGAACCGGTGAGTGAAGAAAAAATCAGAGAAGTTTTCGAGTGGACAACGACCAAGGAGTACGAAGATTTAAATTTTGAACGTAAGGCCTTGACCATTAATCCGGCTAAAATGTGTCAACCTCTGGGGGCTGTTTTATGTGCATTGGGGTTTAAAAACACACTTCCGTATGTGCATGGTAGTCAGGGATGTGTCGCTTATTTTCGAACTTATTTTAACCGCCATTTTAAAGAACCGGTAGCCTGTGTATCTGATTCGATGACAGAAGATGCGGCCGTTTTCGGTGGCCATAAAAATATGAATGACGGGTTAGAAAATGCCTATGCGTTGTATAAACCGGAAATGATAGCTGTGTCTACAACCTGCATGGCAGAAGTGATTGGCGATGACCTGAACGCTTATACCCAGAATGCTAAAAAAGATGGTTATGTACCAGAAGATTTACCATTGCCATTTGCCCATACACCCAGCTTTGCCGGAAGCCACATTACAGGTTGGGATGGGATGTTCGAAGGTTTTTGCCGTTATTTTACCGTTAATAAAATGGATGATAAGCAGGTTGGTCGTAACGGTAAAATTAATCTGGTGACCGGGTTTGAAACCTATCTTGGAAATTATCGGGTATTACAGCGGATGATGGAACAGATGGGTGTTAATTATTCACTGTTATCGGACCCATCTGAAGTTTTGGATACCCCAGCCGATGGTCAATATCGCATGTATGCCGGAGGGACAAGCCAAGAACAAATCAAGGATGCTCCTAATGCGATTGATACATTGTTACTGCAACCTCATGGCCTGGTAAAAACAGCTAAATTTATTAAAAACACCTGGAATCAACCGGTTAGTCCGGTACGGATCCCTCTAGGTTTACAGGCAACCGATGAATTGTTGATGACGATTAGCGAGCTGACAGGGAAACCGATCGGGGATGAGCTGACCAAAGAACGGGGCCGGTTAGTAGATATGATGACGGATTCTCATACCTGGCTGCATGGGAAACGGTTTGGTTTATATGGTGATCCTGATTTTGTGATGGGGATGTCACGTTTTCTGATGGAGCTCGGCGCTGAACCAACTGTTGTTCTTTGTCATAACGCCAATAAACGTTGGAAAAAAGAGATGGATAAGATTTTACAGGCCTCTCCATACGGTCAGGACAGTGAAGTCTTTTTTGGTAAAGATCTGTGGCATTTCCGTTCGTTAATGTTTACCCGTCAACCTGATTTTATGATTGGGAATTCTTACGGGAAATATATTCAGCGGGATACTCTGGCCAAAGGTAAAGAATTTGAAGTTCCGTTGATTCGGATTGGTTTTCCATTGTTCGATCGCCATCATTTGCATCGTCAGACAACATGGGGATATGAAGGCGCGATGCAAATCCTGACAACTCTGGTGAATGCGGTTCTGGAACGATTGGATGAGCAGACGATGGAGCTTGGAAAAACAGATTACAACTTCGATTTGGTTCGTTAA